The Bradyrhizobium diazoefficiens genome contains the following window.
GTGAAAGCGTCAGGAAGTTCGATGATCAATAAACCCAGCGCCGATCAAGACGGTGAGCCCAAGGATTTGCCGCGAATTTCGACAGGCAGCGCTGGGCTCGATGACATTCTCGGAGGGGGCTTCGACGCCAACCGGATGTACCTGTACGAGGGCAGACCGGGCACCGGCAAGACCACCATGGCGCTCCAGTTCCTGCTGCGCGGGGTCCACAGTGGCGAACGCGTGCTCTACATTTCCCTGTCCGAAACGAAGCGCGAGCTCGATCTCGTCGCGAAACGGCATGGCTGGTCGCTCGAAGGTGTCGACATCTTTGAACTGGTGCCACCGGAGACGACGCTCGATCCGGACCGCGAACTCACGGTGTTCCATCCCGCCGAGATGGAATTGGGCGAAACGACGAACCTTGTTTTCAAGGAGGTCGAGCGCATCAATCCGACCCGCGTGGTGCTCGACAGCCTGTCCGAACTGCGGCTCCTTGCTCAGAACCCGCTTCGATACAGACGCCAGGTCCTGGCGCTGAAGCACTTCTTCACCAACCGCAATTGCACCGTCGTGCTTCTCGACGATCTCTCTTCGTCCCAGGACGACCTGCAACTGCATTCCATTGCGCACGGCGTCGTGATGCTCGAACAGCTCGCCATCGATTACGGCGCGGAGCGGCGGCGGCTTCGCGTGATCAAAATGCGCGGCATCAAGTTTCGCGGCGGCTATCATGATTTCACGATCGAACAAGGCGGCCTGCATATCTTTCCCAGGCTGGTCGCCGCCGAGCATCACAAGCCTTTTCGCGGTGAGTACACTCCCAGCGGCAACGCCGAACTGGATCAGCTTTTGGGAGGTGGCCTCGAGCGCGGCACCAACGCGCTCCTCATAGGCGCCGCCGGCGTCGGCAAGTCATCCGTTGCATTGACCTATGCAATAGCGGCGGCCGAACGCGGCGAACACGCCGTCTTTTTCGCTTTCGATGAAGGCCGCGGCACGGTCGAAGCGCGGGCCAGGACGCTCGGTTTGCCTCTCGAAAAACACATCGAGTCCGGACTTGTCCGGTTTCAACAGATCGATCCGGCCGAACTGTCGCCGGGCGAGTTCGCCGCAAACGTGAGAAAAAGCGTTGAATGCGACAACGCGCGCATCGTCATCATCGACAGCTTGAATGGGTACCTCAATGCCATGCCGGACGAGCGCTTTCTCATCCTGCAGATGCACGAGCTCCTGAGCTATCTTGCGCAGCAAGGCGTGCTGACGATCCTGGTTCTCGCTCAGCATGGGCTGGTCGGCCCGATGGATACGCCACTCGACATCAGCTATTTGAGCGACGCTGTGATCATGCTGCGATATTTCGAGGTGGGCGGCACGGTGCGGCGCGCCTTGTCGGTCGTCAAGAAGCGCAGCGGTCATCACGAGCACACGATCCGCGAGTTTCGCCTCAGCAGCGCCGGCATCAAGCTGGGTCCGCCGCTCAAGGAATTCAGCGGCATCTTTTCGGGCAATCCGCGTTATACTGGTACCGCAATGCCTGAAGGACCGGCTGAATGAACGTCGAGCGAGATCATCATGTTCTCGTCTTTGCTCCGATAGGACGCGACGGACTGGCCGCCGCGGAGCTTTTCCGCAGCTCGAACCTCGAAACGATCATCTGCCGAAGTCTTTCCGAACTTGTCACCGAGATGACCGCTGGCGTGGGCGCGGTTTTGCTTGCCGAGGAAGGCTTGTTCGGAAAGGACACAGCGCCGCTGGCGCAATGGATCGCGAACCAGCCACCATGGTCCGACCTTCCTTTCGTCATTCTCACCAGCCATCGCGAGCATCCCGCCGTCGTCGCATGGCGCCGCGGCGTCGTCTCACTTCTCCGAAACGTCTCACTGCTTGAACGACCGATCCAGCCGATGACGCTGACAAGCGCCATTCAGTCGGCGATGCGAGCCCGGAGGCGTCAATACGAGATCCGGACATTGCTCGCGGCTCGCGAGCAGACAGCCCAGCAACTCGAAAAACTGGTCGTCGACCGCACCCGCGCGCTGAAGGAAGCCAATGAACAATTGCGCCTCGAAATGAACGAGCGCGCCCGGGTCGAGGAGACGCTCCGCCAGGCTCAGAAGATCGAAGCCATCGGCCAGTTGACCGGGGGGGTGGCGCATGATTTCAACAATCTGCTGATGGTCATTTCCGGTGGCCTGGACATGCTTGACCGTCAGACAGACCCAAACCGCCGTCGCCGGTTGATGGACGGCATGGTCCAGGCTGCGCAGCGCGGGGCCAGCCTGACCAGGCAGCTTCTTGCGTTCTCTCGGCGGCAGACGCTCCGGCCAGTACCCGTTGACGTCGTCTTGCAGATGGGCGGCATGCGCGAACTGCTCGATCGAAGCCTGAGAGGCGACGTCCACGTCGAGTTCGATTTTCCGGACACGCTCTGGCCGGTGGAGGTCGATCCTGGCGAGCTCGAGCTCGTGATTCTCAACCTCACGGTCAACGCCCGGGACGCGATGCCCAACGGCGGCACGATTGTCGTGCGAGGAGAAAATCTCCCGGATATGAATGACGAGCAGATCATTGGCGACTACGTGCGCCTGTCCGTCGTCGATACCGGCATCGGCATGGAGCCGGAGATTCTGTCGCGCGTTTTCGAACCGTTTTTCACGACCAAGGAAGTTGGAAAGGGGTCTGGACTGGGCCTTGCCCAGGTCCATGGATTTGCGACGCAGTCACGGGGGACGGTCCGCATTCGATCGCAAGTCGGCCAGGGCACCAGCATCGAGCTTTACCTGCCGCGATCCCACGGCGTCCCGCCCAAGAAGCGGCACCTCATCGATCTCAACATGGTGCGGCCGAAAAAGGACAACCATGGCAGGATCCTGCTGGTCGAAGACGACGACGAAGTTGCGGCACTGGTGAGCGAGATGCTTGCGCAGCTCGGCTACGAGGTCACACGTGCTGCGAGCGGTGCCGCCGCCCTCGGTGCCCTGGCCGACGGCCGCGCAGTCGACCTCATCTTTTCCGACATCATGATGCCGGGCGGCATGAATGGGGTCGAGTTGGCGCATGAGATCAAAAGAAGACGCAGCGACATCCCCGTCCTTCTGACCAGCGGATACTCCGAAGCCGCGGTTCACGAAGCCGAACAGGCGGGCATCCGGATTTTGCCCAAACCATATCATATCGACGAGCTGGGCGCGGCGCTCAGCGCGGTGAAGTCGGAACTTAGGCTCGACGCAGAATCCAAGCGATCCAACCGGCACTGATGTCACACGGTTTCGCATTGCGAAAGGATCGACGACAGGCCTTAGCAGCGGTTATCTATCTCCATGGATCACTTCAGCACCGACAGATTGACCGCCGATAAACTGCGCGAGGACCATCTCCCCGACCTGGTCGCGTTGCATCTCGATGCCGAGGTGTCCCGCTATCTCGGCGGCGTACGCTCGGCGGAGACGACGAAGACCTATCTTGCCACCAACATGGCGCATTGGGATCAGCACGGCTTCGGGTTGTGGGTGCTACGAACGAAAGACGGAGCCTTCGCCGGACGGGCAGGCATCCGGCACATCCTCGTCGAGGGCATAGACGAGATCGAGATCGCCTACACGTTCAAGCGAGATCTCTGGGGCCAAGGGCTTGCAAGCGAGATCGCGACTGCGCTGACGGAGATCGGTCTGTCGCAACTCGCGCTGCCGTCTCTCATCGGCCTGGTCTTCGTCGCGCATGGCGCATCCCGCCGCGTGCTAGAGAAATCGAACTACGTGCTCGAGAAGAGCACGACGCATCATGGCGAGGACGTCGTGATCTACCGTATCCGGAGATGAGAAACGGCTTGGCGGGATCGGACAGCCCAACATGATCAGTCGGGCCAGGAATGACGTTGAATGAATTCGGATGCGGAGAACATCGTCAGATTGTATCGCCGACATGCGGCTGCATGGCTGCACCAGCGGGAACGACATCTGATCGAGCGCAAATGGCTCGATCGATTGATCGCGCAGTTGCCGGCGCAACCTAAAGTGCTGGATATCGGATGCGGTCCCGGAGAGCCGATCGCGCGCTATTTGCTCGAAACGGGGTGTACCGTGACGGGGATCGATGCTGCTCCGGAAATGATCGATATTGCAAAAGACACTTTTCCCGGCGCAACCTGGCTCGTTTCAGACATGCGCTCTCTGAATTTGAATGCGAGGTTCGACGGCTTGCTGGCCTGGGATAGCTTATTCCATCTAAGCCCCGACGACCAACGCCACATGTTTCCGATTTTTCGGCGGCATGCCGACGCCGACGCGGCGCTGATGTTTACCAGCGGCCCGTCGTTCGGGGAAGCCATCGGGAGTTTCGAGGGTGAGCCGCTTTATCATGCGACTCTCCACGCGGCTGAATATCGCCAATTGCTCGACAGTAACGGCTTCGACGTCGTCGATCATGTGGTCGAAGATCCCGAATGCGGCCGGCACACCGTCTGGATCGGACGATTCCGCAGCACGGCTTCGCTGCCTGACGTCAGCTCTTAGCGAAGTCCGTCAGACTTGGTTTCATCCCAGGGCCACTGGTTTCGCAAGAGCCGGCCCATCCTGTGGGACGAGAGACGGCCGCGACGCTCAGCCGGCGCGCAGCCGGACCACCGACTGCGGCAACGACGCGAGAAACAGCACGGCGCAGACGCACAGCAGAACGATATCCTTGAACAGGAACTCGCCGGTCAAGTTCCACGCCATCGGATCGGCTGAGAGGCTCCATCTGACGACGCCCGGCGTCGTGAAGAAGAACGACCACGTGATCGCGAAGGTCACGATGCCCATGAATGAACCGAGAGCGGACAAGACAGGGCTGAACGCGCCGGCCGCGAGCAGCGCCGCAATCACGAATTCAGACACACCGAGGACATACGCCTCGCCTCTCAGCCCGAATATCGACAGCCAGGAGATGAAGGGACTGTTGGTGATGAACTGAGCAATGCCCTGTGCCGACTGCAGCGTGAATTTCTGCATCCCGAACGATACGAAGATGATCACCATGACCCAGCGGAGAATGGCGAGAGGACGATAAGAACCGCCTCCGTCCTCGGCGACGTTGAACCCCTGCATATGACGATGTCTCCCCGGATTGCAAATGCTTCGGCGAGCGAAACATGCGCTCGCCAAGTTGCTCTACGAGGAGGAGCTTGCGTCGTTACGCGTCTCCGGAGTTCCATCGATCACAGCCGCGTGCATTGCGCGTGTACGAGCCGCAGCGTGAGATCCGCGCTGAAACGCGCCCACCCGGATCGCCGCAGCCGCCTCATGGCTCCGCAGCCTCATGGCTCCAACGTGTAGGAGCGCCCAGGCTCGAGCACGTAGATGGTCAGAAAGCGGAGCGGATGGTCCGGGTCGCAATTGCGAAACAAGGTATGCTGGACATCCGCCCGATCCTGCAACGTTTCGCCCGCACGATACTGTCGCGGCTCGTCATCGCCATACGCGGACTCGGCAACGCCTTCGACGATGTAGACCGCGCCTGCAACGGGATGCCGGTGAAGCGGAGCGACACCACCGGGCGGATAGGTGACCTCGACAACCATGAGCTCCTGCTGTTGGCCGGGCAATGGAAGACGTTCGAGAATTTTGCGCGTGACACCGGCAAAGCCTGCCTGCTGCGCGCTTGCGTGAGCGTCGGGACGTTCAGCCATTGGGGACCTTTCTCGTCTTGCATTGAGTTGTCATCGGCGCGCCGACTCCTAGGCTAAAGCTTTACAACGACC
Protein-coding sequences here:
- a CDS encoding ATPase domain-containing protein codes for the protein MINKPSADQDGEPKDLPRISTGSAGLDDILGGGFDANRMYLYEGRPGTGKTTMALQFLLRGVHSGERVLYISLSETKRELDLVAKRHGWSLEGVDIFELVPPETTLDPDRELTVFHPAEMELGETTNLVFKEVERINPTRVVLDSLSELRLLAQNPLRYRRQVLALKHFFTNRNCTVVLLDDLSSSQDDLQLHSIAHGVVMLEQLAIDYGAERRRLRVIKMRGIKFRGGYHDFTIEQGGLHIFPRLVAAEHHKPFRGEYTPSGNAELDQLLGGGLERGTNALLIGAAGVGKSSVALTYAIAAAERGEHAVFFAFDEGRGTVEARARTLGLPLEKHIESGLVRFQQIDPAELSPGEFAANVRKSVECDNARIVIIDSLNGYLNAMPDERFLILQMHELLSYLAQQGVLTILVLAQHGLVGPMDTPLDISYLSDAVIMLRYFEVGGTVRRALSVVKKRSGHHEHTIREFRLSSAGIKLGPPLKEFSGIFSGNPRYTGTAMPEGPAE
- a CDS encoding ATP-binding protein, with amino-acid sequence MNVERDHHVLVFAPIGRDGLAAAELFRSSNLETIICRSLSELVTEMTAGVGAVLLAEEGLFGKDTAPLAQWIANQPPWSDLPFVILTSHREHPAVVAWRRGVVSLLRNVSLLERPIQPMTLTSAIQSAMRARRRQYEIRTLLAAREQTAQQLEKLVVDRTRALKEANEQLRLEMNERARVEETLRQAQKIEAIGQLTGGVAHDFNNLLMVISGGLDMLDRQTDPNRRRRLMDGMVQAAQRGASLTRQLLAFSRRQTLRPVPVDVVLQMGGMRELLDRSLRGDVHVEFDFPDTLWPVEVDPGELELVILNLTVNARDAMPNGGTIVVRGENLPDMNDEQIIGDYVRLSVVDTGIGMEPEILSRVFEPFFTTKEVGKGSGLGLAQVHGFATQSRGTVRIRSQVGQGTSIELYLPRSHGVPPKKRHLIDLNMVRPKKDNHGRILLVEDDDEVAALVSEMLAQLGYEVTRAASGAAALGALADGRAVDLIFSDIMMPGGMNGVELAHEIKRRRSDIPVLLTSGYSEAAVHEAEQAGIRILPKPYHIDELGAALSAVKSELRLDAESKRSNRH
- a CDS encoding GNAT family N-acetyltransferase translates to MDHFSTDRLTADKLREDHLPDLVALHLDAEVSRYLGGVRSAETTKTYLATNMAHWDQHGFGLWVLRTKDGAFAGRAGIRHILVEGIDEIEIAYTFKRDLWGQGLASEIATALTEIGLSQLALPSLIGLVFVAHGASRRVLEKSNYVLEKSTTHHGEDVVIYRIRR
- a CDS encoding trans-aconitate 2-methyltransferase yields the protein MNSDAENIVRLYRRHAAAWLHQRERHLIERKWLDRLIAQLPAQPKVLDIGCGPGEPIARYLLETGCTVTGIDAAPEMIDIAKDTFPGATWLVSDMRSLNLNARFDGLLAWDSLFHLSPDDQRHMFPIFRRHADADAALMFTSGPSFGEAIGSFEGEPLYHATLHAAEYRQLLDSNGFDVVDHVVEDPECGRHTVWIGRFRSTASLPDVSS
- a CDS encoding YkgB family protein, with the translated sequence MQGFNVAEDGGGSYRPLAILRWVMVIIFVSFGMQKFTLQSAQGIAQFITNSPFISWLSIFGLRGEAYVLGVSEFVIAALLAAGAFSPVLSALGSFMGIVTFAITWSFFFTTPGVVRWSLSADPMAWNLTGEFLFKDIVLLCVCAVLFLASLPQSVVRLRAG
- a CDS encoding cupin domain-containing protein encodes the protein MAERPDAHASAQQAGFAGVTRKILERLPLPGQQQELMVVEVTYPPGGVAPLHRHPVAGAVYIVEGVAESAYGDDEPRQYRAGETLQDRADVQHTLFRNCDPDHPLRFLTIYVLEPGRSYTLEP